In Lineus longissimus chromosome 5, tnLinLong1.2, whole genome shotgun sequence, the genomic stretch TGAGGTTGATATGCGATGGTATCACAATGGTATTTTGCGCCATTGCGCCAATTGATAATCTCATTTCAGAGTGATGATAATCAGTGCATGTACTTAATTGATGGCTAATAAGGGGAGTCCATTTTTAATGATATTTACCTCAAAGAAAACATATTGCTTGTGTACTTGCCATTTTCCCTACTGATGATCATTAACGTAACAATCATCGTCGGTATGGCGAGATCAGCCAAGGCTCGGAAACAACAGGGAAGAACACAAGACCAACGTGACTCTCAGAATGCCAAGGATCGTCAAATTACCATCATCTGCTTGTTGGTTTCTTTGATATACTTGATCCTTAATGCAccactgtacatatttctgAGCTTGAAGAACAAAAAAAAGTGTATTCCGAGTCACTGTCATCAGATTCTCCACCTTAAAGGAAGACGCGAGTTATGGTCTGACATGAAAGTAGTTTCGGTGAGAATTGCCGAATATGTCTTGCCAAGCTTACATGTACGGTAGACATATTCCCAAGTGCTTTATTCAATATCTTGGTTCTTTGTGTCATAAAACCCAAGAAATTAGGACAATACAAATGACACTTCTTTCTTGGGTTTAAAAGCTAATGTTGTATGTAAGATGGGCTTAAAAGCTAAAGTTGTACGCAAGATGTACAATACGAGATTTTCCTAGGCTATGCTGCTTATGCCCATTTCTCCCAAATGGCCGTTAGGGTGCGCAGGTGAGGTGAACTGAGATGGCGCTGGAGAGGAAACTCTGGACGCAGCCGATGGTGTTCTAGACCTAAACCCGTCCGGTCCGATCTGGGATTGAAGGAATTTCAAATCGTCATCACTGACGTAAAATACTGCATAAAGTTTCGGCACAAACAGCAAAATGAGCACAACGTACGAATTTACAATAATGGCCACGATCAGAAACAACACCTTTGAGAACTCGCTACTGGCTGTGAAATACGTTGGTATGAAAGCTAGCCATAGGATCAATGTTGTATACACGTTGAAGCTGATGAAACGTGTTTCGTTAAAGTTCTGCGGTACCTTCCGTGCCTTGACTGCGTAGAATGTGCAGGCCAGGACCAGACAGACGTTGTAGCCGAGGGAGGCGATCAGGCCCCATCGCGGCAGCGTGCAGCCTAGCTCCACGTAGGGTTTTGTCTCGTTCGGCATGTATTTCGTAGGCTGAGgcgtttccaagatggcggagacTACTGTCAGGATGATCTGAAATGAGATGAAGACAATGTGAAAGCCACCTTAGCAAAACTGCGGAgaagaaattaaaatttttttttatgaATGGCGTAGTGCTATTATCAAGCCGTCAGTCAGTCGGGCATGCGTGCTATGTGATACAGCCACCCGCAATTAAATTGCATTTGATCGATACGTATTCTAAAATTGCAGATGATTTAAGAGCATTATGCTTGGTATTCATCAAGCAATTATTTGGGCGTTGGGCGATATTTTTCAAAACCCACTCCAATCATTTTTGCCATAATGCGACATTTATAGCCAGTTCTCAACATGTCCAACAGCCGCAGGTCATCATATCAAACAGGGCTCCAGAATATCGGGGAGAGAAAGTCAATGCATTTATTTCAAGGGTGTGTAATTTGGGCGCTGAAGGCAAGTGGCAGCCAAGAGGTATGAAAGACAAAACGCCTTTGTCATCAGGATAATGATACCATATCATTTGACCAAGCACTGCACACGACAGATCATTGATTCAAACCGCTATTCTATAGTGATTATCGGATGTAATTTGCCataaaagatatacatgtaccatacttTCACCGCTCTATGGCCCGAGGCCCCCTAAACTATTTTATCGTCACAGTTGtgatcagcgtgacgtcggtatctgcaccaagacgtcacaggatagatccatggctccaggaggCGCCTTGATAGTGCATCGTGCCACGTGGAAATtgtcgatgcgtggagagctaactcggctcaaatcggagtcaacatcagaaaagcgcgaTCATTCAGTCAGAttagaatttttccttttttggtgCAATTTGTTGTTGGAAACTATGtaaaataggaggtgactgggcagccgacagctgggtaatattaccCTTAAAAATGCCAATGGTCCTAAGCACATTTAGTTCTATGCAATTAATTTGGAGAGACAATGGATAAGCGACATCAAGTTGTGTAAATAGTCATAAGAAATCCTGTTGATTTTCTCATTCTGTTAACCTAATGGATAGATGTGACAGCCGCAAGTGTATAGTAATTGTGGCATAATATTAAGGGTTAATGTCCGTTTCTTCGCCACTACACAACAGACGCAAACATCACTTCAGATTTCCTCAGGATACTGTTCCATTGATGTCGACCAGTACACGGCGTCGCGGACTAGATATGAGGATTTGAATGTGAACGACGGGCTGATTAGGCAAATGCATTGGAATAGGGCCAAGTGTAACTAATGATTTGTAGAAGTACTGGCCAGGGTATCTCTTGCGCGCCCTTCCGGATATGCATCAATAGGGATGGCAACTGTCCAATATGGATGGCGGCCATATATATCAATTGTAGATGTCGTGATTTGTCACTGATCTAATTTATTTTAAAGCGAAATTTCACCAAAAAGGTTTTGTTCAGAGGATTTAGTTAAAGTCTTAATAATAGAGAAAAGacaacaacatccatttggGCATCATTAATCGAAGGGCGCGGTAGAGGCGTTCACCATTGGCTCATCTTTAAAAAAGAAAGAGACTGGTCAATTTACCGATGCCCTGAGCAGCAAGTATTGATTTCTCAGTCAACTCAACTTTAGGTTATTCGTATGCAATGAGATTATAAAATCATCCAAAACACCAAGGGTGCATGATTCATTTCCCCTTCTCAAAGTTTAATAGCCGATTTAACATGGTTCCGTACAATGTTTGTTTAATGTCCTATTGATGAGTCGTGCTGGTGCACCTGTGACCACACCCAGCTTTATGAGGTCGAAAACAATGCTGAATGGACATAAAATACGAAATCAATAATTATTGCACTGATGAGGCCAATTCTTTGACAATTTAAGGCTGATTATTGATTATTGTCAGTAACCATGGCTGTGATATATTGATAATGCCTGTAATCCGGTTTATCAGCAACAGGACATAACTTGTATGGATTATCTCATGAAAACGAATCGTACATGATCTAAATGAGCAGGAAATAATGCGGTCAATGAAAACGACAGTTTTGATATCATTTATCATTGCCGCATGGCCGCGGTAGGTCTCTCGTTTTACATAACGCCTGTTTCTGTAATACAGCATACAATTATGAGATGACTTTGGGTTCGATGAAGCATTTTTAACAACATGCCTGTGTTCTCGCAATCGCCTTCACTCGAAACCTCCCATAAGACACAAATAAAGAGGTGATTTGCTCTTATGTAAATGCAAAGCAAATGTTGGTATCTCCTCAATCAAACTTACCTGAAACCCGGTGAGTGTCCCACAAATAACAATCTGAGCAGTAAGATGGATGAATCGTGGTGGCACCTTAGACGTCCGCCCCGAGATAAAGATGGCGTATATCCTTCTCGTCTTCGCCAACAGAGGGCAGTACGTTATGGTGAAAGTTATGTTAAAGCCGAAATGCTGGATGTAACAAATGAGTTCAGAGGGTTTGGCGAGGAATATGAAGACTATGACCAGGCCTAGCGTAGACCCTGTTAAGATGAGATACATCAGCTCAATACTTGAAGCTTTGATGAGTTTATCACTCTTAATTTTGTAAAAGAGGACCATCACAACTAGGCAAATGATAATTCCAATTAAAGCTAGTAAAGACATAATAATAGCCAAGGAAGAGGTCCACTTGATGTAATCTGGTTCTatttcgacgcattttcgaaaAGTTCGCTGTTCTGGCCACTCGAATATTTCACAGGGAATGCATTCAGTCGCTGATGAGTTTGTTATTTCGTTGGCACGGCATTTCCGGCAAGACCAGCAACATTTGTTCGATATTTGGATCCGCTGATACCCAGCAGCGCAAGGTTTACTGCAAACAGTCTCCGGAATCTTATCCGAACCTTCCACAAAGTTAGTAAAGTTCGGGTGCCACTGAATCAAATTTGTATCCACAGTCAATGTTTGCGATGCAGTGTCTAACTCAGCAACACGCCTTGAATCGAAGTGGCCGTTTTCAAAGTAAACATTCCTCACTTCATATTTCCCCATGATGTCACCATTTTTATCAAATTGTACCTTCCCCAGGCGTCCGTCGAatgagacatttttcaaatatccTAGCAGAGCATGTCCCTTGATGCATTCTCTTGCCTTGCCTGGGGCCACATTGGGGCACTCCGCCAGAATGAGTCTATGAAGGGCATGAGCAAAACTGTACACAGCGTCAATGACCATAGATGCTGGTCGATAGGAGAAGAATCCCTcattttcagtcaatttcaacCCAGTAGAACATCTATTGATGCTTCCTGTCATTTTACAGTTGAACTTATATTCCCAGAATTGTTCAAGTATAATGCTACCATTAACGTCTGCAGTTGAAAGTTGTTTAAAATAGTCATCAAACTTTGGAACAGAGTTGCTGTACTGCGTCACAACAAGGAGTCCATGAGTTAAACTCGCTTTTGTAGAATGTTTCGTATCTTGGACAAGCATTCCAAGTCCGTCTGACCCAACTAACACGAAGTCTCCTAGAACACCGATCTTATTCATTGCCTCCATAACAGCCGAAGCTTGCTCGAATAAACAATAAAATATGACGACGCGGGCATTTTTCTCCTCCACCAACGCCGTCACGATATCATCAATTTCACTGTGCGTTGACTTCGTGGAAATTGTTTTCACGACTGCAAAACAGACTCCGTATGGTTCGACATTTTTCCGCACCAATTCAATCCCATCACCATAACTTCCCTCTTGCCTCACAGCAGACAGATACGTCCAATTAAAGTGCTTGATAAGTTCTGCCAGCGCAAGAATCTGCCATCTATCCGGCGGGACAGTCCGTAAAAAGTACGGATGCCTTTCCTTTACACTCAGAACATCCGTAGTTGCGTAGGCGCTAATCTGAGGAATGTGGAAGAAGGACAAGAGGTGTGACTGAAGAACTCCGCCAGCGCTCATCTGTGGCCCAACTACACCGACAACATCAAAATAAGGATTTGCACACATCTCATTGAAAATTGTGCAGTCGGATTTTGGATTCTTATCCGGGACCATGTATAGCGTCTGCGCCAGTGTGTTACGATCTGAGAAACAACTGTCAAAGATGACATACCCAAGTTTTATATTCGGGAGGATATCACTCCGGGCATTAATCTCTTTGACAGCAAACGGCATTGCCTCTGCCAGCATTACTAATCCGAAATTTGTCACTTTTCTGGCATTGCAATCATCAGCAAGAGGAAATATACCCCCGAGCAACAGATCGCCTTTGCTGTATTGGTATCCTGTTTTTAAATCGGGCAGATATCCGCAGCTAACGTGAGAGATGATTAAAGAGAGCACGGTAACTTGAACAACTCTCTTCATGTTTTCGTATAGAAATCGAATCGTCAACATTGATCTTGTTTTCATGAAAGCATAGATGATATCAATGATAAGAGTTGCCTTTTGAAAGATCAATCGGCGCATTTAATCCTGTTATGAATAGAATCCTGAGGAATACGTGTTCATCTAATGGAAATTCGCCGAAACTTTCTCACTCGCGTACAGGTTACACAAATGTTGATCATATCCCAAAtgcttttccattttttttctccatttcaaCTTTTGGTCTTTCACTTCCTCCTCATACTCAGGTTGCCTATTGCACCAATGGATTGGTCCGTGAGTGGTCCTCCGAATTCTATTCTGCAGAAGTCCACTGAATCGATCCACGCGCGAAATGAATGCTATCTACACAGACAGCGGAAATCGACTATTTTTCAAACATGGCGAAAGCATTCTTGGCTCGTATCTCAGACCAACTCACAGGAAATCGTAAGGGGATGATGATAAGAAATTGCATTTACACATGATGGAAAGATGCGAGCTATTCGCTGCTTTATGTGAATTCTCCAGACTTTTAACATGAATTAGATGGTTGAATTCTTAATAGGATGGTACCTCTAGACAAGAGATAATGTGTTTTTTTGCTAATAACATTACAGTTAAACCTCATGCCGTCTTCCCTACAGTCTATCTTCATAAATCTGACGAACAAAAACTACACGAAATATGACGAAAACGTAACGATCGCAATTGAAGAGAATTAAACAAATGCTTCCGTAATGTAGCTTCTCTGTAATCCTCCTGTCGTCCACAACAAACCTAACGAGCATCAAGAGATAAAAGCCGATGATTTGTGCGTGACAGCGTGAAGCTTTCCTCGTACGGAATGATCAATAGCTGCTGATGTTATCACAGAGGAAACAAAGGAGACGGGCTCGGTCTGCAGcgggtattaataaacagagaaacagggaaacgaagaaatcgagaacttcccTCATCGACTAGTTAGGCCTCGTCTCCCAATGCATTGCTACACAAAATCAGTACTTGTGTGccaacagccattttgttttgttcaaaatgaagtagcatcaatacttgacttgccaaactcagctcgacgccgaactgcagcgccactcgcggacaaagatagaacaactcgacatttttttcaccggttttctcgctgcacatgcgtaccagcgtcatcttttgttgatttccgctggtacgcatgcgcagcgagaaaaccggtgaaaaaaatgtcgagttgttctatctttgtccgcgagtggcgctgcagttgggcgtcgagctgagtttggcaagtcaagtattcaaAACAATTAAGGGGCGTATAGCCATGTAGCAAATCCTGACCTAGTTTGACAGTTTTGACAGTGTATTAGGTTATTAAAACCAAGAAAACAACCActaaaaaccaatcaaccaagacTTTAGTTGGGCAATTTTAGACCTGGTAACCTCGTCCCTCCTGCTTGTTTGGTCCTGTGGACGAGGCTTGTTTCGCAAGGCGGGTAGCGTCTGGCAGGGCAACAGAGTCGAGAATATcggagatgaaatgctttatttctcacgtcggactacgatctactgttacaccgggtagATCTAAAATACAGACTTTGCTAATTAAGACTGGACTATGCTGAATACTCAACAAGGCTGAAATGAGATATGAAGTGGGGGTGCAACTTCGCCGTGCCAGGTGTACATCGGTGCTTTGAGAAGGGACGCAGATGGGAACCATTTTACTGACACTTCTCTTAATAACTGAATGGTTTCATTCTCCTATCCAACCAGTAAATAAACGGTCTTAACTTCTGCACTGGACATATTATACACCTCCAGAAATGCACAATCACTCTGTCTGCAATGTGGAATTAGCATACTAGAAGGGCCTTCTGTGCTAGCATATTAGTCTATTTTCACGCCGTACATTATAGACATGGGTTTTAAGGCCTAACTACTCGATATgggaagttctcgatttcttcgtttctctgtttctctgtttattagTACCCGTCTGCAGCCGGTATCTGTTACATGGGAACTCCCCGAACAAGCAACCTGCTTCTCAGGGCAGTGACATATCTGAATGTTACTACCCTTACGTTCTTGCTACAAAATACGCGCCGGGTGCAAAATACACGTCCATTTGGTATTCAAATGAAATCATTGCGACGATGAGCGAACATTGACCTAAATATACACTTTATACACCAGTACATGGACTAGTCTGGTAGTCAACTGTCAGTGAGTGCAGGTCGATCACTTAGCGACGGCTTGTATAGATTTGGAATACAAATCATGTTCGACTTGATGATAAATACGGAATGATAACCTCCTCAATGACATGATTTCATCTCCTTCCTTTCTTTCCTATGGCCTCTGCTTCGATCTGGTCATGGGTGATGATCAGGTAGTCCGTGCTTTGAAATTATCTCATGCCGGATCAATGTATGTCGATTCGCTTTCATTCTCATGCGCCTGATGAGTTACATTTATTTCCGCATCAACCTTATTCAGGACAGGAATATCAGCCTAATTGGCCTGGGTTAGCATAAGAGCCAGTTTGTAATGACTTTGAGGAGGATTTGTaaacaaggtgttttagaatgaaTCACGTGTTGTAATCAAATTTATGAATTCATTCCTTGCCTAATCTATACTCATCCTTTAGTGTGTGTAAATTTCTTTTTGATATTGTCTTTTTGATATTGGTGTTCCAAGTAATATCAAATAAAATGTCAAATCACACTAGTGATGAATTGGTCCACCATCCTGCTTCTATATTTCCTTAAGCCTATCCTACCGTGCGCCAACTGACACGGACTGACGGAAATATTGTTTAAAACTGTCAAGAATAAAACCCAGATCCAatgataaatatacat encodes the following:
- the LOC135488370 gene encoding metabotropic glutamate receptor 3-like encodes the protein MLVQDTKHSTKASLTHGLLVVTQYSNSVPKFDDYFKQLSTADVNGSIILEQFWEYKFNCKMTGSINRCSTGLKLTENEGFFSYRPASMVIDAVYSFAHALHRLILAECPNVAPGKARECIKGHALLGYLKNVSFDGRLGKVQFDKNGDIMGKYEVRNVYFENGHFDSRRVAELDTASQTLTVDTNLIQWHPNFTNFVEGSDKIPETVCSKPCAAGYQRIQISNKCCWSCRKCRANEITNSSATECIPCEIFEWPEQRTFRKCVEIEPDYIKWTSSLAIIMSLLALIGIIICLVVMVLFYKIKSDKLIKASSIELMYLILTGSTLGLVIVFIFLAKPSELICYIQHFGFNITFTITYCPLLAKTRRIYAIFISGRTSKVPPRFIHLTAQIVICGTLTGFQIILTVVSAILETPQPTKYMPNETKPYVELGCTLPRWGLIASLGYNVCLVLACTFYAVKARKVPQNFNETRFISFNVYTTLILWLAFIPTYFTASSEFSKVLFLIVAIIVNSYVVLILLFVPKLYAVFYVSDDDLKFLQSQIGPDGFRSRTPSAASRVSSPAPSQFTSPAHPNGHLGEMGISSIA